One genomic region from Panthera tigris isolate Pti1 chromosome D1, P.tigris_Pti1_mat1.1, whole genome shotgun sequence encodes:
- the SIPA1 gene encoding signal-induced proliferation-associated protein 1 isoform X1 → MWAGGVGSPRRGPAPAPTDDLFARKLRQPARPPLTPHTFEPRPARGPLLRSGSDAGEARPPTPASPRARAHSHEEASRPAATPTRLFTDPLALLGLPAEEPEPAFPPVPEPHWFAHYDVQSLLFDWVPRPRGTGGHAEAGSGTPASAEDPSASSDLLLEAPGFVSELGGEGELGLGGPASPPVPPALPNAAVSILEEPQNRTSAYSLEHADLGAGYYRKYFYGKEHQNFFGLDEVLGPVAVSLRREEKEGSGGGTLHSYRVIVRTTQLRTLRGTISEDALPPGPPRGLSPRKLLEHVAPRLSPTCLRLGSASPKVPRTLLTLDEQVLSFQRKVGILYCRAGQGSEEEMYNNQEAGPAFTQFLTLLGDVVRLKGFESYRAQLDTKTDSTGTHSLYTTYQDHEIMFHVSTMLPYTPNNQQQLLRKRHIGNDIVTIVFQEPGSKPFCPATIRSHFQHVFLVVRAHAPCTPHTSYRVAVSRTQDTPAFGPSLPQGGGPFPANADFRAFLLAKALNGEQAAGHARQFHAMATRTRQQYLQDLATNEVTTTSLDSASRFGLPSLGGRRKAPPRGPGSELQAAGALVWAVRAAPGARGAAGAEARGPDDAEVPCLLGISAETLVLVAPRDGRVVFNCACRDVLAWTFSEQRLDLYHGRGEAITLRFDGPPGHAVGEVVARLQLVSRGCETLELALPREGQGRLGFEVDAEGFITHVERFTFAETTGLRPGARLLRVCGQPLPRLGPEAAAQLLRSAPKVCVTVLPPDESGRPRRSFSELYTLSLQEPSRRGAPEPVQDEAPGAATLQPTTQQLLQACLLEGGSATGPGDLAEERTEFLHSQDSPSPSPRSSLSDEAPVLPNTTPDLLLAATAKPSAPGAGRETPPTRVSKNKTRAQRAVVGTVGRVDVTASVPINTPQDGPGSPSGCEDRGDPAPELRASFLPRTLSLRNSISKIMSEAGSETLEDEWQSISEIASTCNTILESLSREDGPSVPTGQPIPESGDAEGTPKSDAEPEPGNLSEKVSRLESMLRKLQEDLQKEKADKAALEEEVRSLRHNNRRLQAESESAATRLLLASKQLGSPPADLD, encoded by the exons ATGTGGGCCGGTGGCGTGGGGAGCCCTCGGCGGGGCCCGGCCCCTGCGCCCACCGATGACCTCTTCGCTCGGAAGCTGCGCCAGCCGGCCCGGCCCCCGCTGACACCGCACACCTTCGAGCCAAGACCAGCCCGGGGCCCGCTCCTGCGCAGCGGCAGCGATGCCGGCGAGGCCCGGCCCCCCACACCGGCCAGCCCTCGCGCCCGGGCCCACAGCCACGAGGAGGCCAGCCGCCCCGCCGCGACCCCTACCCGGCTCTTCACTGACCCCCTGGCACTGCTGGGGCTCCCGGCCGAGGAGCCGGAGCCCGCCTTCCCGCCGGTGCCTGAGCCCCACTGGTTCGCCCACTATGACGTGCAGAGTCTGCTCTTTGACTGGGTTCCGAGGCCGCGGGGGACGGGCGGCCACGCAGAGGCTGGCTCTGGGACTCCGGCCTCCGCTGAGGACCCGTCCGCCAGCTCGGACCTGCTGCTCGAAGCGCCTGGCTTCGTGAGTGAGCTCGGGGGTGAGGGCGAGCTGGGCCTGGGTGGGCCGGCGTCCCCACCCGTGCCCCCTGCACTGCCCAACGCGGCCGTGTCCATCCTGGAGGAGCCGCAGAACCGAACTTCGGCCTACAGCCTGGAGCACGCAGACCTGGGAGCTGGCTACTACCGCAAGTACTTCTACGGCAAAG AACACCAGAACTTCTTCGGACTGGACGAGGTGCTGGGCCCGGTGGCAGTGAGCCTGCGGcgggaggagaaggaaggcagcGGAGGAGGCACTCTGCACAGCTACCGCGTCATCGTGCGGACCACACAG CTCCGGACCCTCCGCGGCACCATCTCGGAGGATGCGCTGCCGCCGGGGCCCCCGCGGGGTCTGTCCCCGAGGAAGCTTCTGGAGCACGTGGCGCCGCGGCTGAGCCCAACCTGCCTGCGCTTGGGCTCAGCCTCACCGAAGGTGCCCCGCACGCTGCTCACACTGGACGAGCAAGTG CTGAGCTTCCAGCGCAAGGTGGGCATCCTGTACTGCCGCGCCGGCCAGGGCTCGGAGGAGGAGATGTACAACAACCAGGAGGCAGGACCGGCCTTCACGCAGTTCCTCACCCTGCTGGGCGACGTGGTGCGGCTCAAAGGCTTTGAGAGCTACAGGGCCCAGCTGGACACCAAAA CGGATTCCACAGGCACACACTCCCTGTATACCACGTAccaggaccacgagatcatgttCCACGTGTCCACGATGCTGCCTTACACCCCCAATAACCAGCAGCAG CTCCTTCGGAAGCGCCACATTGGCAACGACATCGTGACCATCGTGTTCCAGGAACCCGGCAGCAAGCCCTTCTGCCCCGCCACCATCCGCTCGCACTTCCAGCACGTCTTCCTGGTGGTGCGGGCTCATGCACCCTGCACGCCACACACCTCCTACAG gGTGGCCGTGAGCCGCACCCAGGACACCCCTGCCTTTGGGCCGTCTCTGCCCCAGGGCGGAGGCCCCTTCCCGGCCAACGCCGACTTCCGCGCCTTCCTGCTGGCCAAGGCGCTCAATGGCGAGCAGGCAGCAGGCCACGCACGCCAGTTCCACGCCATGGCCACGCGCACGCGTCAGCAGTACCTGCAGGACTTGGCCACCAACGAGGTGACCACTACGTCGCTGGACTCGGCCTCGCGCTTTGGCCTGCCCTCCCTGGGCGGGAGGCGAAAGGCGCCCCCTCGGGGCCCGGGCTCCGAGCTGCAGGCGGCGGGGGCGCTGGTGTGGGCCGTGCGCGCGGCGCCCGGAGCGCGGGGCGCCGCGGGGGCCGAGGCCCGTGGTCCCGACGACGCCGAGGTGCCCTGCCTGCTGGGCATCTCCGCTGAGACGCTGGTGCTGGTGGCGCCGCGCGACGGCCGCGTGGTCTTCAACTGCGCCTGTCGCGACGTGCTGGCCTGGACCTTCTCCGAGCAGCGGCTCGACCTGTACCACGGCCGCGGGGAGGCGATCACGCTGCGGTTCGACGGGCCCCCCGGCCATGCCGTAGGCGAGGTGGTGGCGCGTCTGCAG ctgGTGAGCCGAGGCTGCGAGACCCTCGAGCTGGCGCTGCCCCGCGAAGGCCAAGGCCGCCTGGGCTTCGAGGTGGACGCCGAGGGATTCATCACGCACGTGGAGCGCTTCACGTTCGCGGAGACAACGGGGCTGAGGCCAGGGGCGCGCCTGCTGCGCGTGTGCGGCCAGCCGCTGCCCAGGCTGGGCCCGGAGGCCGCTGCCCAGCTGCTGCGCTCGGCGCCCAAGGTCTGCGTCACCGTCCTGCCCCCCGACGAGAGCGGCCGGCCCCGCAG GAGCTTTTCGGAGCTGTACACGCTGTCTCTGCAGGAGCCCAGCCGGCGGGGGGCCCCAGAGCCCGTGCAGGATGAGGCCCCCGGGGCGGCGACCCTGCAGCCCACCACGCAGCAGTTGCTACAAGCGTGCCTGCTGGAGGGTGGCAGCGCCACGGGGCCTGGGGATCTGGCTGAAGAGAGGACCGAGTTCCTGCACAGCCAGGACTCGCCGTCACCGTCACCCCGCAG CTCCCTGTCAGACGAGGCCCCGGTCCTTCCTAACACCACCCCGGACCTCCTCCTGGCCGCCACGGCCAAGCCGTCAGCACCCGGTGCTGGCCGGGAGACCCCACCCACCCGGGTGAGCAAAAACAAGACTCGAGCCCAAAGGGCGGTGGTGGGCACAGTAGGGAGGGTGGACGTCACTGCATCCGTACCCATTAACACCCCTCAGGATGGGCCAGGCAGCCCCAGTGGTTGTGAGGACAGGGGCGACCCGGCCCCAGAGCTGAGGGCCTCCTTCCTGCCACGAACCTTGTCTCTGAGGAACTCCATCAGCAAAA TCATGTCAGAGGCGGGCAGCGAGACCCTGGAGGACGAGTGGCAGTCCATCTCAGAGATCGCCTCCACCTGCAACACCATCCTGGAGTCACTGTCCCGGGAGG ATggtccctctgtccccacaggACAGCCCATCCCAGAGAGCGGGGATGCCGAGGGAACTCCGAAGTCTGATGCTGA GCCAGAACCTGGGAACCTGTCGGAGAAGGTCTCTCGCCTGGAGTCCATGCTCAGGAAGCTGCAGGAAGATCTGCAGAAG GAGAAGGCAGACAAGGCggccctggaggaggaggtgcggAGCCTGCGCCACAACAACCGGAGGCTGCAGGCCGAATCGGAGAGCGCAGCCACGCGCCTGCTCCTGGCCTCCAAGCAGCTGGGCTCACCTCCTGCCGACCTGGACTGA
- the SIPA1 gene encoding signal-induced proliferation-associated protein 1 isoform X2 — protein MWAGGVGSPRRGPAPAPTDDLFARKLRQPARPPLTPHTFEPRPARGPLLRSGSDAGEARPPTPASPRARAHSHEEASRPAATPTRLFTDPLALLGLPAEEPEPAFPPVPEPHWFAHYDVQSLLFDWVPRPRGTGGHAEAGSGTPASAEDPSASSDLLLEAPGFVSELGGEGELGLGGPASPPVPPALPNAAVSILEEPQNRTSAYSLEHADLGAGYYRKYFYGKEHQNFFGLDEVLGPVAVSLRREEKEGSGGGTLHSYRVIVRTTQLRTLRGTISEDALPPGPPRGLSPRKLLEHVAPRLSPTCLRLGSASPKVPRTLLTLDEQVLSFQRKVGILYCRAGQGSEEEMYNNQEAGPAFTQFLTLLGDVVRLKGFESYRAQLDTKTDSTGTHSLYTTYQDHEIMFHVSTMLPYTPNNQQQLLRKRHIGNDIVTIVFQEPGSKPFCPATIRSHFQHVFLVVRAHAPCTPHTSYRVAVSRTQDTPAFGPSLPQGGGPFPANADFRAFLLAKALNGEQAAGHARQFHAMATRTRQQYLQDLATNEVTTTSLDSASRFGLPSLGGRRKAPPRGPGSELQAAGALVWAVRAAPGARGAAGAEARGPDDAEVPCLLGISAETLVLVAPRDGRVVFNCACRDVLAWTFSEQRLDLYHGRGEAITLRFDGPPGHAVGEVVARLQLVSRGCETLELALPREGQGRLGFEVDAEGFITHVERFTFAETTGLRPGARLLRVCGQPLPRLGPEAAAQLLRSAPKVCVTVLPPDESGRPRRSFSELYTLSLQEPSRRGAPEPVQDEAPGAATLQPTTQQLLQACLLEGGSATGPGDLAEERTEFLHSQDSPSPSPRSSLSDEAPVLPNTTPDLLLAATAKPSAPGAGRETPPTRDGPGSPSGCEDRGDPAPELRASFLPRTLSLRNSISKIMSEAGSETLEDEWQSISEIASTCNTILESLSREDGPSVPTGQPIPESGDAEGTPKSDAEPEPGNLSEKVSRLESMLRKLQEDLQKEKADKAALEEEVRSLRHNNRRLQAESESAATRLLLASKQLGSPPADLD, from the exons ATGTGGGCCGGTGGCGTGGGGAGCCCTCGGCGGGGCCCGGCCCCTGCGCCCACCGATGACCTCTTCGCTCGGAAGCTGCGCCAGCCGGCCCGGCCCCCGCTGACACCGCACACCTTCGAGCCAAGACCAGCCCGGGGCCCGCTCCTGCGCAGCGGCAGCGATGCCGGCGAGGCCCGGCCCCCCACACCGGCCAGCCCTCGCGCCCGGGCCCACAGCCACGAGGAGGCCAGCCGCCCCGCCGCGACCCCTACCCGGCTCTTCACTGACCCCCTGGCACTGCTGGGGCTCCCGGCCGAGGAGCCGGAGCCCGCCTTCCCGCCGGTGCCTGAGCCCCACTGGTTCGCCCACTATGACGTGCAGAGTCTGCTCTTTGACTGGGTTCCGAGGCCGCGGGGGACGGGCGGCCACGCAGAGGCTGGCTCTGGGACTCCGGCCTCCGCTGAGGACCCGTCCGCCAGCTCGGACCTGCTGCTCGAAGCGCCTGGCTTCGTGAGTGAGCTCGGGGGTGAGGGCGAGCTGGGCCTGGGTGGGCCGGCGTCCCCACCCGTGCCCCCTGCACTGCCCAACGCGGCCGTGTCCATCCTGGAGGAGCCGCAGAACCGAACTTCGGCCTACAGCCTGGAGCACGCAGACCTGGGAGCTGGCTACTACCGCAAGTACTTCTACGGCAAAG AACACCAGAACTTCTTCGGACTGGACGAGGTGCTGGGCCCGGTGGCAGTGAGCCTGCGGcgggaggagaaggaaggcagcGGAGGAGGCACTCTGCACAGCTACCGCGTCATCGTGCGGACCACACAG CTCCGGACCCTCCGCGGCACCATCTCGGAGGATGCGCTGCCGCCGGGGCCCCCGCGGGGTCTGTCCCCGAGGAAGCTTCTGGAGCACGTGGCGCCGCGGCTGAGCCCAACCTGCCTGCGCTTGGGCTCAGCCTCACCGAAGGTGCCCCGCACGCTGCTCACACTGGACGAGCAAGTG CTGAGCTTCCAGCGCAAGGTGGGCATCCTGTACTGCCGCGCCGGCCAGGGCTCGGAGGAGGAGATGTACAACAACCAGGAGGCAGGACCGGCCTTCACGCAGTTCCTCACCCTGCTGGGCGACGTGGTGCGGCTCAAAGGCTTTGAGAGCTACAGGGCCCAGCTGGACACCAAAA CGGATTCCACAGGCACACACTCCCTGTATACCACGTAccaggaccacgagatcatgttCCACGTGTCCACGATGCTGCCTTACACCCCCAATAACCAGCAGCAG CTCCTTCGGAAGCGCCACATTGGCAACGACATCGTGACCATCGTGTTCCAGGAACCCGGCAGCAAGCCCTTCTGCCCCGCCACCATCCGCTCGCACTTCCAGCACGTCTTCCTGGTGGTGCGGGCTCATGCACCCTGCACGCCACACACCTCCTACAG gGTGGCCGTGAGCCGCACCCAGGACACCCCTGCCTTTGGGCCGTCTCTGCCCCAGGGCGGAGGCCCCTTCCCGGCCAACGCCGACTTCCGCGCCTTCCTGCTGGCCAAGGCGCTCAATGGCGAGCAGGCAGCAGGCCACGCACGCCAGTTCCACGCCATGGCCACGCGCACGCGTCAGCAGTACCTGCAGGACTTGGCCACCAACGAGGTGACCACTACGTCGCTGGACTCGGCCTCGCGCTTTGGCCTGCCCTCCCTGGGCGGGAGGCGAAAGGCGCCCCCTCGGGGCCCGGGCTCCGAGCTGCAGGCGGCGGGGGCGCTGGTGTGGGCCGTGCGCGCGGCGCCCGGAGCGCGGGGCGCCGCGGGGGCCGAGGCCCGTGGTCCCGACGACGCCGAGGTGCCCTGCCTGCTGGGCATCTCCGCTGAGACGCTGGTGCTGGTGGCGCCGCGCGACGGCCGCGTGGTCTTCAACTGCGCCTGTCGCGACGTGCTGGCCTGGACCTTCTCCGAGCAGCGGCTCGACCTGTACCACGGCCGCGGGGAGGCGATCACGCTGCGGTTCGACGGGCCCCCCGGCCATGCCGTAGGCGAGGTGGTGGCGCGTCTGCAG ctgGTGAGCCGAGGCTGCGAGACCCTCGAGCTGGCGCTGCCCCGCGAAGGCCAAGGCCGCCTGGGCTTCGAGGTGGACGCCGAGGGATTCATCACGCACGTGGAGCGCTTCACGTTCGCGGAGACAACGGGGCTGAGGCCAGGGGCGCGCCTGCTGCGCGTGTGCGGCCAGCCGCTGCCCAGGCTGGGCCCGGAGGCCGCTGCCCAGCTGCTGCGCTCGGCGCCCAAGGTCTGCGTCACCGTCCTGCCCCCCGACGAGAGCGGCCGGCCCCGCAG GAGCTTTTCGGAGCTGTACACGCTGTCTCTGCAGGAGCCCAGCCGGCGGGGGGCCCCAGAGCCCGTGCAGGATGAGGCCCCCGGGGCGGCGACCCTGCAGCCCACCACGCAGCAGTTGCTACAAGCGTGCCTGCTGGAGGGTGGCAGCGCCACGGGGCCTGGGGATCTGGCTGAAGAGAGGACCGAGTTCCTGCACAGCCAGGACTCGCCGTCACCGTCACCCCGCAG CTCCCTGTCAGACGAGGCCCCGGTCCTTCCTAACACCACCCCGGACCTCCTCCTGGCCGCCACGGCCAAGCCGTCAGCACCCGGTGCTGGCCGGGAGACCCCACCCACCCGG GATGGGCCAGGCAGCCCCAGTGGTTGTGAGGACAGGGGCGACCCGGCCCCAGAGCTGAGGGCCTCCTTCCTGCCACGAACCTTGTCTCTGAGGAACTCCATCAGCAAAA TCATGTCAGAGGCGGGCAGCGAGACCCTGGAGGACGAGTGGCAGTCCATCTCAGAGATCGCCTCCACCTGCAACACCATCCTGGAGTCACTGTCCCGGGAGG ATggtccctctgtccccacaggACAGCCCATCCCAGAGAGCGGGGATGCCGAGGGAACTCCGAAGTCTGATGCTGA GCCAGAACCTGGGAACCTGTCGGAGAAGGTCTCTCGCCTGGAGTCCATGCTCAGGAAGCTGCAGGAAGATCTGCAGAAG GAGAAGGCAGACAAGGCggccctggaggaggaggtgcggAGCCTGCGCCACAACAACCGGAGGCTGCAGGCCGAATCGGAGAGCGCAGCCACGCGCCTGCTCCTGGCCTCCAAGCAGCTGGGCTCACCTCCTGCCGACCTGGACTGA
- the SIPA1 gene encoding signal-induced proliferation-associated protein 1 isoform X3, whose protein sequence is MWAGGVGSPRRGPAPAPTDDLFARKLRQPARPPLTPHTFEPRPARGPLLRSGSDAGEARPPTPASPRARAHSHEEASRPAATPTRLFTDPLALLGLPAEEPEPAFPPVPEPHWFAHYDVQSLLFDWVPRPRGTGGHAEAGSGTPASAEDPSASSDLLLEAPGFVSELGGEGELGLGGPASPPVPPALPNAAVSILEEPQNRTSAYSLEHADLGAGYYRKYFYGKEHQNFFGLDEVLGPVAVSLRREEKEGSGGGTLHSYRVIVRTTQLRTLRGTISEDALPPGPPRGLSPRKLLEHVAPRLSPTCLRLGSASPKVPRTLLTLDEQVLSFQRKVGILYCRAGQGSEEEMYNNQEAGPAFTQFLTLLGDVVRLKGFESYRAQLDTKTDSTGTHSLYTTYQDHEIMFHVSTMLPYTPNNQQQLLRKRHIGNDIVTIVFQEPGSKPFCPATIRSHFQHVFLVVRAHAPCTPHTSYRVAVSRTQDTPAFGPSLPQGGGPFPANADFRAFLLAKALNGEQAAGHARQFHAMATRTRQQYLQDLATNEVTTTSLDSASRFGLPSLGGRRKAPPRGPGSELQAAGALVWAVRAAPGARGAAGAEARGPDDAEVPCLLGISAETLVLVAPRDGRVVFNCACRDVLAWTFSEQRLDLYHGRGEAITLRFDGPPGHAVGEVVARLQLVSRGCETLELALPREGQGRLGFEVDAEGFITHVERFTFAETTGLRPGARLLRVCGQPLPRLGPEAAAQLLRSAPKVCVTVLPPDESGRPRRSFSELYTLSLQEPSRRGAPEPVQDEAPGAATLQPTTQQLLQACLLEGGSATGPGDLAEERTEFLHSQDSPSPSPRSSLSDEAPVLPNTTPDLLLAATAKPSAPGAGRETPPTRDGPGSPSGCEDRGDPAPELRASFLPRTLSLRNSISKIMSEAGSETLEDEWQSISEIASTCNTILESLSREGQPIPESGDAEGTPKSDAEPEPGNLSEKVSRLESMLRKLQEDLQKEKADKAALEEEVRSLRHNNRRLQAESESAATRLLLASKQLGSPPADLD, encoded by the exons ATGTGGGCCGGTGGCGTGGGGAGCCCTCGGCGGGGCCCGGCCCCTGCGCCCACCGATGACCTCTTCGCTCGGAAGCTGCGCCAGCCGGCCCGGCCCCCGCTGACACCGCACACCTTCGAGCCAAGACCAGCCCGGGGCCCGCTCCTGCGCAGCGGCAGCGATGCCGGCGAGGCCCGGCCCCCCACACCGGCCAGCCCTCGCGCCCGGGCCCACAGCCACGAGGAGGCCAGCCGCCCCGCCGCGACCCCTACCCGGCTCTTCACTGACCCCCTGGCACTGCTGGGGCTCCCGGCCGAGGAGCCGGAGCCCGCCTTCCCGCCGGTGCCTGAGCCCCACTGGTTCGCCCACTATGACGTGCAGAGTCTGCTCTTTGACTGGGTTCCGAGGCCGCGGGGGACGGGCGGCCACGCAGAGGCTGGCTCTGGGACTCCGGCCTCCGCTGAGGACCCGTCCGCCAGCTCGGACCTGCTGCTCGAAGCGCCTGGCTTCGTGAGTGAGCTCGGGGGTGAGGGCGAGCTGGGCCTGGGTGGGCCGGCGTCCCCACCCGTGCCCCCTGCACTGCCCAACGCGGCCGTGTCCATCCTGGAGGAGCCGCAGAACCGAACTTCGGCCTACAGCCTGGAGCACGCAGACCTGGGAGCTGGCTACTACCGCAAGTACTTCTACGGCAAAG AACACCAGAACTTCTTCGGACTGGACGAGGTGCTGGGCCCGGTGGCAGTGAGCCTGCGGcgggaggagaaggaaggcagcGGAGGAGGCACTCTGCACAGCTACCGCGTCATCGTGCGGACCACACAG CTCCGGACCCTCCGCGGCACCATCTCGGAGGATGCGCTGCCGCCGGGGCCCCCGCGGGGTCTGTCCCCGAGGAAGCTTCTGGAGCACGTGGCGCCGCGGCTGAGCCCAACCTGCCTGCGCTTGGGCTCAGCCTCACCGAAGGTGCCCCGCACGCTGCTCACACTGGACGAGCAAGTG CTGAGCTTCCAGCGCAAGGTGGGCATCCTGTACTGCCGCGCCGGCCAGGGCTCGGAGGAGGAGATGTACAACAACCAGGAGGCAGGACCGGCCTTCACGCAGTTCCTCACCCTGCTGGGCGACGTGGTGCGGCTCAAAGGCTTTGAGAGCTACAGGGCCCAGCTGGACACCAAAA CGGATTCCACAGGCACACACTCCCTGTATACCACGTAccaggaccacgagatcatgttCCACGTGTCCACGATGCTGCCTTACACCCCCAATAACCAGCAGCAG CTCCTTCGGAAGCGCCACATTGGCAACGACATCGTGACCATCGTGTTCCAGGAACCCGGCAGCAAGCCCTTCTGCCCCGCCACCATCCGCTCGCACTTCCAGCACGTCTTCCTGGTGGTGCGGGCTCATGCACCCTGCACGCCACACACCTCCTACAG gGTGGCCGTGAGCCGCACCCAGGACACCCCTGCCTTTGGGCCGTCTCTGCCCCAGGGCGGAGGCCCCTTCCCGGCCAACGCCGACTTCCGCGCCTTCCTGCTGGCCAAGGCGCTCAATGGCGAGCAGGCAGCAGGCCACGCACGCCAGTTCCACGCCATGGCCACGCGCACGCGTCAGCAGTACCTGCAGGACTTGGCCACCAACGAGGTGACCACTACGTCGCTGGACTCGGCCTCGCGCTTTGGCCTGCCCTCCCTGGGCGGGAGGCGAAAGGCGCCCCCTCGGGGCCCGGGCTCCGAGCTGCAGGCGGCGGGGGCGCTGGTGTGGGCCGTGCGCGCGGCGCCCGGAGCGCGGGGCGCCGCGGGGGCCGAGGCCCGTGGTCCCGACGACGCCGAGGTGCCCTGCCTGCTGGGCATCTCCGCTGAGACGCTGGTGCTGGTGGCGCCGCGCGACGGCCGCGTGGTCTTCAACTGCGCCTGTCGCGACGTGCTGGCCTGGACCTTCTCCGAGCAGCGGCTCGACCTGTACCACGGCCGCGGGGAGGCGATCACGCTGCGGTTCGACGGGCCCCCCGGCCATGCCGTAGGCGAGGTGGTGGCGCGTCTGCAG ctgGTGAGCCGAGGCTGCGAGACCCTCGAGCTGGCGCTGCCCCGCGAAGGCCAAGGCCGCCTGGGCTTCGAGGTGGACGCCGAGGGATTCATCACGCACGTGGAGCGCTTCACGTTCGCGGAGACAACGGGGCTGAGGCCAGGGGCGCGCCTGCTGCGCGTGTGCGGCCAGCCGCTGCCCAGGCTGGGCCCGGAGGCCGCTGCCCAGCTGCTGCGCTCGGCGCCCAAGGTCTGCGTCACCGTCCTGCCCCCCGACGAGAGCGGCCGGCCCCGCAG GAGCTTTTCGGAGCTGTACACGCTGTCTCTGCAGGAGCCCAGCCGGCGGGGGGCCCCAGAGCCCGTGCAGGATGAGGCCCCCGGGGCGGCGACCCTGCAGCCCACCACGCAGCAGTTGCTACAAGCGTGCCTGCTGGAGGGTGGCAGCGCCACGGGGCCTGGGGATCTGGCTGAAGAGAGGACCGAGTTCCTGCACAGCCAGGACTCGCCGTCACCGTCACCCCGCAG CTCCCTGTCAGACGAGGCCCCGGTCCTTCCTAACACCACCCCGGACCTCCTCCTGGCCGCCACGGCCAAGCCGTCAGCACCCGGTGCTGGCCGGGAGACCCCACCCACCCGG GATGGGCCAGGCAGCCCCAGTGGTTGTGAGGACAGGGGCGACCCGGCCCCAGAGCTGAGGGCCTCCTTCCTGCCACGAACCTTGTCTCTGAGGAACTCCATCAGCAAAA TCATGTCAGAGGCGGGCAGCGAGACCCTGGAGGACGAGTGGCAGTCCATCTCAGAGATCGCCTCCACCTGCAACACCATCCTGGAGTCACTGTCCCGGGAGG gACAGCCCATCCCAGAGAGCGGGGATGCCGAGGGAACTCCGAAGTCTGATGCTGA GCCAGAACCTGGGAACCTGTCGGAGAAGGTCTCTCGCCTGGAGTCCATGCTCAGGAAGCTGCAGGAAGATCTGCAGAAG GAGAAGGCAGACAAGGCggccctggaggaggaggtgcggAGCCTGCGCCACAACAACCGGAGGCTGCAGGCCGAATCGGAGAGCGCAGCCACGCGCCTGCTCCTGGCCTCCAAGCAGCTGGGCTCACCTCCTGCCGACCTGGACTGA